In Mastigocladopsis repens PCC 10914, a single window of DNA contains:
- a CDS encoding transglutaminase domain-containing protein, with protein MQLTEYGLTSMHTQEGLRFDYFDVMNVGRFSNTGVTVPELNALALLRFSRQSRSTWLGSQQWALTVRLPEDDRTGKYKVRLPDFESSGITYVGGLLPWPIDGRIELSSSYAVSVEIEGVYDPIRDPVVHDIYEDIFQHLRSGAVIYQAISEPLRTEHEQAWQLGMADCMVTSRVLADRLRAAGVQSRARRGFILGLVGSEHAWCEVYEDSRWKSLDVTLAAMPTGLSGGSRLPSHDEFSSHCLGSRFNRCLPCVAEDASALMYDDRGQPLPMIGVVSATKERRHDAA; from the coding sequence GTGCAGCTGACAGAATATGGCTTGACCAGCATGCACACCCAGGAAGGCCTGCGTTTCGACTACTTCGACGTAATGAATGTCGGCCGCTTCTCCAACACTGGTGTGACGGTTCCAGAGCTTAATGCGCTCGCTCTCTTGCGGTTCTCTCGCCAGTCAAGGTCGACATGGCTTGGATCGCAACAGTGGGCCTTAACGGTCCGTCTCCCGGAAGATGACCGAACTGGAAAATACAAGGTTCGCCTTCCAGACTTTGAAAGTTCCGGGATCACCTACGTCGGCGGGTTACTACCATGGCCGATAGACGGTCGTATTGAACTGTCTAGCAGCTATGCTGTAAGTGTTGAGATAGAGGGCGTCTACGACCCTATTCGGGACCCAGTTGTGCACGACATCTACGAAGACATCTTTCAACACCTGCGTTCAGGGGCGGTCATTTATCAGGCTATCAGTGAGCCGCTGCGCACGGAGCACGAGCAGGCGTGGCAGTTGGGCATGGCTGATTGCATGGTGACTAGCCGGGTGTTAGCGGATCGCTTACGCGCTGCAGGTGTGCAATCCCGTGCCCGACGTGGCTTCATTCTGGGCTTGGTGGGCAGTGAACACGCTTGGTGCGAAGTATACGAGGATAGCCGATGGAAGTCCCTGGACGTGACGCTCGCCGCAATGCCAACCGGGTTGTCTGGCGGATCGCGACTGCCGTCTCATGATGAATTCTCATCTCACTGCTTGGGTAGTCGGTTCAACCGCTGCCTGCCCTGTGTTGCAGAGGACGCATCAGCACTCATGTACGATGATCGAGGCCAACCACTTCCGATGATTGGTGTAGTCAGCGCGACTAAGGAGCGACGTCATGATGCTGCCTGA
- a CDS encoding acyl carrier protein, which produces MMLPDHERAFYIDEACRLLADALDTPELAAQVDDKMTFLDAGINSGEIIRLLYLCEAYLGIEIDDDEMFAITSLQALAAMLHRYRTGG; this is translated from the coding sequence ATGATGCTGCCTGATCATGAGCGTGCGTTCTACATCGATGAGGCTTGTCGTCTCCTAGCAGACGCCTTAGACACGCCCGAACTCGCCGCGCAAGTTGACGACAAGATGACGTTCCTGGATGCAGGGATCAACTCGGGGGAAATCATCCGGTTGCTGTATCTATGCGAAGCGTACCTTGGCATCGAGATCGATGATGACGAAATGTTCGCCATCACCTCGCTGCAAGCGCTCGCCGCCATGTTGCACCGTTACCGTACTGGAGGATGA
- a CDS encoding class I adenylate-forming enzyme family protein has product MWLEQLLTRGTQRAPDQICLRDLRRDVTWRQLYREARALASVLQSLTGRMDRVLLLSGNRVETIMTYFAGALTGVIVVPLNPALTDSELTYIIDAVSPAAVVADTTGRARLVELNRSVNTVPIESVTELPDRPGNARGPARMTDPVVMFHTSATTGRPKGVVMDQRYLQLQALSWAAETRVAPGAVYLNAAPLFHGSVVIAFNYLAALGVVGILDAYTPRALINAVERWRVECSMLVPAMIALLLQDRKAGTLKNSSLRSLISGGAPLPEHLANQARDVLGTPLRTIFGITEGGVALHKWPEDGRTNAGHDGGICAGRPMPGYSVRIVGDHAEPTRPDEIGLIQVACDSLMQGYWKNDGATAEIMHDGWLTTGDLGYQDADGFVWVVDRRVDMIVRGGQNVYPAEIERVLLQSSQVSQVAVVGAPSDTWGQTPVAFIESRGRELDTSELLALCAAELASYKRPSRFVLVDHLPRNAIGKVLRMELRRRAASLDHPNR; this is encoded by the coding sequence ATGTGGCTTGAGCAGCTCCTCACCCGAGGCACACAGCGCGCGCCCGACCAAATCTGTCTGCGCGATCTTCGCCGAGACGTCACGTGGCGTCAACTCTACCGCGAAGCGCGCGCGCTGGCCAGCGTCCTTCAATCCCTGACTGGTCGGATGGACCGTGTTCTTCTGCTTAGTGGCAATCGCGTTGAAACCATCATGACGTACTTCGCCGGTGCGCTAACAGGAGTAATTGTTGTACCGCTGAACCCAGCGTTGACCGATTCGGAACTGACCTACATCATCGACGCGGTGTCCCCAGCGGCGGTGGTTGCCGACACGACGGGCCGGGCTAGATTGGTCGAGCTGAACCGTTCGGTGAACACGGTGCCGATCGAGTCCGTCACCGAACTCCCCGACCGACCGGGAAACGCGCGCGGCCCAGCCCGTATGACCGACCCGGTTGTGATGTTCCACACCTCCGCCACGACGGGACGGCCCAAAGGCGTCGTCATGGATCAGCGTTACTTGCAGCTCCAGGCGCTGTCCTGGGCGGCAGAGACCCGCGTCGCGCCCGGCGCGGTGTACCTCAACGCGGCCCCGCTGTTTCACGGCAGTGTCGTCATCGCCTTCAATTACCTGGCCGCGCTCGGCGTGGTAGGCATCCTCGACGCGTACACACCGCGCGCGCTCATCAATGCCGTCGAGCGTTGGCGGGTGGAGTGTAGTATGCTCGTGCCCGCGATGATTGCGTTGCTGTTGCAAGACCGCAAAGCTGGCACCTTGAAAAACAGTTCGCTGCGGTCCCTAATCAGCGGCGGTGCGCCCTTGCCCGAGCACCTGGCCAATCAAGCCCGCGATGTCCTGGGCACACCGCTACGCACCATCTTCGGGATCACCGAGGGGGGGGTCGCGCTGCATAAGTGGCCGGAGGACGGTCGCACGAACGCCGGGCATGACGGCGGTATCTGCGCTGGGCGGCCCATGCCCGGCTATTCGGTCCGCATCGTCGGCGACCACGCTGAGCCGACACGCCCGGACGAGATCGGCTTGATCCAAGTCGCCTGTGACAGCCTGATGCAGGGCTACTGGAAGAACGACGGGGCGACCGCCGAGATCATGCACGACGGCTGGCTCACCACCGGTGACTTGGGCTACCAGGACGCTGACGGCTTCGTATGGGTGGTTGATCGACGCGTCGATATGATCGTGCGCGGCGGTCAGAATGTCTATCCCGCAGAGATCGAGCGAGTGCTCCTACAATCATCCCAAGTCAGCCAAGTGGCCGTAGTGGGGGCGCCCTCGGACACGTGGGGACAGACGCCTGTCGCCTTCATCGAAAGCAGAGGTCGAGAACTCGACACGTCAGAACTGTTGGCGCTGTGCGCCGCAGAATTGGCTAGTTACAAACGCCCTAGTCGTTTTGTCCTCGTCGACCACCTTCCACGGAATGCGATAGGCAAGGTGCTGCGTATGGAACTGCGACGTCGCGCAGCCTCTCTGGACCACCCGAACAGATAG
- a CDS encoding LLM class flavin-dependent oxidoreductase, with protein sequence MTMSRILHGPAPFKLAVFGANIAGGTNLTYAAGPPSVTWDESLRIAQAADTAGFDALIPVARWKNMGASDQPDRHRTFETFTWAAGLAAVTRNLDLFATVHVPMTHPLTAAKMAATVDHIAGGRFGLNVVAGWNALEFAMFGLEQEEHDERYARADEWMTFVQQAWANDHPFDFDGRFYSGRAVFSQPPPLAAPAPVVMSAGGSPAGRSFAAKHANINFIILPEQPLIAPTVQALKSDAYHSTGRNILVFGAVHIVCSDTEAEARALYHYAVHEQGDWQAAATALSLLVPNSQSADYDRAGMGAAIIGGFFATPLVGTPEQVVQSMSDIAAAGVDGVAVSWIDYEEGISRYARDLYPLMVEAGLRV encoded by the coding sequence ATGACCATGTCCCGGATTCTCCACGGTCCAGCTCCGTTCAAGCTCGCCGTGTTCGGTGCCAATATCGCCGGCGGAACTAACCTCACGTACGCCGCGGGCCCGCCATCGGTGACCTGGGACGAGAGCCTGCGCATCGCGCAGGCCGCAGACACCGCCGGATTTGACGCGCTCATTCCTGTTGCACGCTGGAAAAACATGGGCGCGTCAGACCAACCAGATCGGCACCGAACGTTTGAGACGTTCACCTGGGCTGCAGGTCTTGCGGCCGTCACCCGTAACCTCGACCTGTTCGCCACTGTTCATGTGCCGATGACCCACCCGCTCACCGCAGCCAAGATGGCGGCCACGGTGGACCACATCGCCGGCGGCCGCTTCGGCCTTAACGTCGTGGCCGGTTGGAACGCACTCGAGTTCGCCATGTTCGGACTCGAGCAAGAAGAGCACGACGAACGGTACGCACGGGCTGACGAGTGGATGACTTTCGTCCAGCAGGCGTGGGCTAATGACCACCCGTTCGACTTCGACGGTCGCTTCTACTCAGGGCGGGCGGTCTTCTCGCAACCGCCGCCGCTTGCCGCGCCGGCGCCGGTCGTAATGAGCGCTGGAGGCAGCCCCGCTGGCCGTTCCTTCGCCGCCAAACACGCTAACATTAACTTCATCATTCTCCCAGAGCAGCCACTCATCGCCCCAACCGTGCAAGCGCTCAAAAGCGATGCATACCACAGTACCGGCCGTAACATCCTCGTATTCGGGGCCGTACACATCGTCTGTAGCGACACCGAGGCTGAGGCACGCGCTCTCTACCATTACGCGGTTCACGAGCAAGGTGACTGGCAGGCGGCAGCCACTGCGCTCAGCCTCCTCGTGCCAAACTCGCAGAGCGCTGACTATGATCGAGCGGGCATGGGCGCCGCAATCATTGGAGGATTCTTCGCGACGCCCCTCGTCGGCACCCCGGAACAAGTGGTCCAAAGCATGTCCGACATCGCCGCAGCGGGGGTTGATGGAGTCGCCGTGTCTTGGATCGACTACGAAGAAGGAATCTCCCGCTACGCACGCGATTTGTATCCGCTGATGGTCGAAGCTGGCCTCCGTGTGTAG
- a CDS encoding cytochrome c → MSNIFPRKSRNQKLKRKPIGLLLVILAWSLAMGWLLALATHAQGATPTSEVGTIDVVPAQYQLGQQLYLENCSSCHIALPPAVLPTQTWKNLLEDTQHYGAQLKRLVDPPRILVWKYLAAFSRLQLQDEQTPYRVNSSRYFKALHPRVKLPQPVQIGSCVSCHPSAVDFNFRRLTPEWENSQ, encoded by the coding sequence ATGTCAAATATTTTTCCGCGCAAATCTCGTAACCAAAAACTAAAGCGAAAGCCCATCGGTTTGCTTTTAGTCATTTTGGCTTGGAGTCTAGCTATGGGATGGCTGTTAGCCTTGGCAACTCATGCCCAAGGTGCCACTCCTACCTCTGAGGTAGGAACCATTGACGTAGTGCCTGCACAATACCAGCTGGGACAACAATTGTACCTAGAAAACTGCTCTAGTTGTCACATTGCCTTACCACCGGCGGTTTTGCCTACCCAAACTTGGAAAAATCTTTTAGAAGACACCCAACATTACGGCGCACAGTTAAAACGTTTGGTCGATCCTCCACGTATTTTAGTATGGAAGTATCTTGCAGCTTTCTCCCGTCTCCAACTACAAGACGAGCAAACACCATATCGCGTCAATAGCTCTCGGTATTTCAAAGCTTTGCATCCCAGAGTCAAGCTACCCCAACCTGTGCAGATTGGCAGCTGTGTCAGCTGTCATCCCAGTGCTGTTGACTTTAACTTTCGTCGCCTCACCCCGGAGTGGGAAAACTCCCAGTGA
- a CDS encoding cob(I)yrinic acid a,c-diamide adenosyltransferase: MTRNGIGIRTAQLRPSRLIGQIHVYDGAGKGKSQAALGVVLRSIGLGINTANNSNRVLLLRFLKGPERDYDEDGAIAALQRGFPHLIDQVRTGRAEYFGSDEITPYDRAEAARGWDVAKGAIASGLYSVVVLDEINPVLDLGLLGVDEVVRTLKSKPQELEIIATGRAAPQQLLDIADLHSEMKPHVHPTAKAQGIQGIEIYTGAGKGKSTSALGKALKAIGRGINHPGSTRVLIMQWLKGGTGYTEDAAIAALQQSYPEVVDHQRCGRDAIVWRNSRHELDYVEAERGWEIAKTAIASGLYKTIILDELNPTVDLELLPVEPIVQVLLRKSRDTEVIITGRCQNQPAYFDLASVHSEVYCHKHYANHGVELKQGVDF; this comes from the coding sequence ATGACAAGGAACGGCATCGGTATTCGCACGGCGCAATTGCGCCCCTCACGGCTAATTGGTCAAATTCACGTTTATGATGGCGCAGGGAAAGGCAAGTCACAAGCAGCTTTAGGAGTCGTTTTGCGCTCTATTGGTTTGGGGATAAATACTGCTAACAATTCTAACCGTGTTTTGCTGTTGCGGTTTTTAAAAGGACCAGAACGGGATTATGACGAAGATGGGGCAATTGCCGCGTTGCAACGAGGTTTTCCCCATCTCATTGACCAAGTTCGCACTGGTAGAGCAGAATATTTTGGATCAGACGAAATTACACCTTATGACAGGGCTGAGGCGGCGCGAGGCTGGGATGTGGCTAAAGGTGCGATCGCTTCAGGTTTGTATTCAGTTGTCGTATTGGATGAAATTAACCCAGTTTTAGATTTAGGCTTACTTGGAGTGGATGAAGTGGTGCGGACACTCAAATCTAAACCCCAGGAGTTAGAAATCATTGCGACAGGACGCGCAGCACCACAACAGTTGCTTGATATCGCGGATTTACACTCAGAAATGAAACCCCATGTCCACCCAACAGCAAAAGCACAGGGAATACAAGGTATTGAAATTTACACTGGTGCTGGGAAAGGCAAGTCTACGAGTGCCTTGGGCAAGGCGTTAAAAGCGATTGGTAGGGGAATCAATCATCCGGGGTCTACTCGCGTGTTGATTATGCAGTGGCTCAAAGGTGGCACTGGCTACACTGAAGATGCTGCTATAGCTGCTTTGCAACAGTCATATCCAGAGGTGGTAGACCATCAACGCTGTGGTCGAGATGCCATTGTCTGGCGCAACTCCCGTCACGAATTGGACTATGTAGAAGCCGAACGCGGGTGGGAAATTGCTAAAACTGCGATCGCCTCCGGATTGTATAAGACTATTATCCTAGATGAGCTGAATCCCACAGTGGACTTGGAACTACTACCAGTAGAACCGATTGTTCAAGTTTTACTTCGCAAATCCCGCGATACCGAAGTTATTATCACTGGTCGCTGCCAAAATCAGCCAGCATACTTTGACTTGGCTAGCGTTCACTCTGAGGTTTATTGCCACAAGCACTATGCCAATCATGGTGTAGAACTCAAGCAAGGGGTAGATTTTTAA
- the fraC gene encoding filament integrity protein FraC: MFEIPELPLPRVFPIGAILFNFLFLLVAIPIEAYVLHTRLKFDKKTSAFYAISINLFSNVIGWITFFFIQPTLPVQINSELINFIFFNRLQSPNIQTLVIFTAFIIFFGTFLVKYLLLKILLLSLVDLGKAAPEPESQAVTRRNSRRASRSKWQNTNVVTTILIANALSYSLIAVLLFIRSVNT, translated from the coding sequence ATGTTTGAAATCCCTGAACTTCCACTTCCCCGAGTTTTTCCTATTGGAGCAATTTTGTTTAATTTTTTATTTTTATTAGTAGCAATTCCTATAGAAGCATATGTCTTACATACAAGGCTAAAATTTGACAAAAAGACCAGTGCGTTTTATGCCATCTCTATTAATCTCTTTTCCAACGTCATCGGTTGGATAACATTTTTCTTTATACAGCCTACATTGCCAGTCCAAATAAATTCTGAGTTAATTAATTTTATTTTCTTCAATCGCTTACAATCGCCCAATATACAAACATTAGTCATTTTTACGGCTTTTATAATTTTCTTCGGAACTTTTTTAGTGAAGTATCTCCTCTTGAAAATTTTGTTGCTATCACTTGTTGACTTAGGAAAAGCAGCACCGGAACCAGAATCTCAAGCAGTTACACGACGTAATTCGCGTCGTGCTTCTAGGAGTAAATGGCAGAATACAAATGTAGTGACTACTATACTCATAGCTAATGCACTTAGCTATAGTTTGATAGCGGTTCTTTTATTTATTCGCTCAGTTAACACGTAG
- the fraD gene encoding septal junction protein FraD has product MQILRDFFGIVGVIEDVYERIKKIVIPPRAYSWQTLIYLSIFSWLMSSLSTAIVKDIIAFCGWLFLIIGTAWYTTDNPLLIPGTNMPVGSVITGFLVSVFAFGREEDIFTPRTIVLWPTISALITAIPEFFEGTGTEATTRLPKIEDRQKIIILIGSCMVLSCWLQFYFVTENWINEYPSLLIDNYQGSAFVIKTQPSNKIPRNGVLILDKLAPQVEAQIAGQPWSQVEQWLIDARERVGNLSSQVIQTNLSEYEERFLWIVEPRVSNLKDGYKLDLLNIWSGPSSTPRGYYLVKSCRIDPVLESGNTSSQTARKTEQRNTIAEIECERKTSFFAGSPPPQQ; this is encoded by the coding sequence ATGCAAATATTGAGAGATTTCTTCGGTATAGTTGGCGTTATTGAAGACGTTTACGAGCGCATAAAAAAGATAGTGATTCCGCCGAGAGCATACTCTTGGCAAACTTTAATTTATTTGAGTATCTTTTCTTGGTTAATGTCATCTCTTTCTACAGCGATCGTCAAAGATATAATTGCATTTTGCGGCTGGTTATTCTTAATTATTGGTACTGCTTGGTATACCACGGATAATCCGTTACTCATTCCTGGAACTAATATGCCCGTAGGGTCAGTGATAACTGGATTCTTAGTCAGTGTTTTTGCCTTTGGTCGTGAAGAAGATATTTTTACACCAAGAACAATTGTTCTTTGGCCAACCATTTCGGCACTTATTACTGCAATTCCAGAATTTTTTGAAGGAACTGGTACAGAAGCAACAACTCGACTTCCCAAAATAGAAGACCGCCAAAAAATCATTATTCTAATTGGCAGCTGTATGGTACTTAGTTGCTGGTTGCAGTTCTATTTTGTGACAGAGAATTGGATAAATGAATATCCAAGTCTGCTCATAGATAATTATCAGGGCAGTGCCTTTGTTATCAAAACACAACCTAGTAACAAAATTCCGAGAAATGGTGTTTTAATTTTAGATAAACTTGCTCCGCAAGTGGAAGCACAAATAGCTGGACAACCCTGGTCGCAAGTAGAGCAATGGTTGATTGACGCCAGAGAAAGAGTGGGCAATTTAAGCAGCCAAGTCATACAAACAAACTTGTCAGAATATGAAGAAAGGTTTCTATGGATCGTTGAGCCGCGTGTATCAAACTTAAAGGACGGATACAAACTGGATCTCCTAAATATCTGGAGTGGTCCTAGTTCCACTCCCCGTGGATATTACCTAGTAAAATCCTGTCGAATTGATCCGGTGTTAGAGTCGGGAAACACCTCAAGCCAAACTGCTAGGAAAACTGAACAGAGAAATACGATTGCAGAAATTGAGTGCGAAAGAAAAACTTCATTTTTTGCGGGATCACCACCACCGCAGCAGTGA
- a CDS encoding ABC transporter permease: protein MNFGRVSVLASNVFREVVRDRILYIIGFYALILAAALLLLPEVAASTEGKMFLDFGLATMSVLGLIVAVFLSTGLINKEIEKRTVLILIAKPLSRSEFVVGKYVGLLAVLAVLIAAMTLIYLGFLQSSNIPYSVASVLIAGIFLFLQLSLMTAVGMTLGVFTSSLLATALTFAVYIMGNVTQDILQLSRLSSHPGIERMAQALYLVLPDLSRLDLKNEAVYGLAALPEAISLIINAGYGLIYSILLLAIAIFIFSQREF, encoded by the coding sequence ATGAATTTTGGCAGAGTTTCTGTATTGGCAAGCAATGTGTTTCGCGAAGTTGTCCGCGATCGCATTCTTTACATTATCGGTTTTTATGCTTTAATACTCGCAGCCGCCCTGCTCTTACTTCCTGAAGTTGCCGCCTCAACAGAGGGCAAAATGTTTTTAGACTTTGGTTTGGCAACCATGAGTGTCTTGGGCTTAATTGTTGCTGTATTTCTTAGTACGGGATTGATTAACAAAGAAATTGAAAAACGCACTGTTTTAATATTAATTGCTAAACCTTTAAGCCGCAGTGAATTTGTTGTTGGCAAATACGTTGGTTTATTGGCAGTGCTAGCCGTACTCATCGCTGCCATGACGCTGATTTATCTGGGATTTTTGCAATCTAGCAATATTCCTTATTCAGTGGCAAGTGTTCTTATTGCCGGAATTTTTTTATTTTTGCAGTTATCCTTAATGACTGCTGTGGGGATGACTTTAGGTGTGTTTACTAGTTCCCTGTTAGCAACAGCTTTAACATTTGCAGTGTATATCATGGGTAATGTGACTCAAGACATACTACAACTGAGTCGTCTGAGTAGTCATCCTGGCATTGAACGCATGGCTCAAGCTTTGTATCTTGTCTTGCCAGATTTATCTCGATTGGATTTGAAAAATGAAGCTGTGTATGGTCTGGCAGCGCTACCTGAGGCAATATCACTCATTATAAATGCTGGCTATGGCTTAATATACAGCATCCTACTATTAGCAATAGCTATCTTTATCTTCTCGCAACGAGAATTTTAA
- a CDS encoding pentapeptide repeat-containing protein, with product MRNFAEKQEFILNQISDQCFQQRDLSGCDLSGIDLRAVDLSGINLIGADLQGANLSGAILTGANLSGANLMQANLREAYLSEVSLCEANLIDADLRGVNLCGAFLWRVKLCGSKLWAASLCDADLSEADLSEAKLVEASLIEANLVRANLTGAKLCGAMLLEANLNQANLTTADLTWANLSEANLSEANLWEANLTNAKLQGAIMPDGTIHQPQMFFF from the coding sequence ATGAGAAACTTTGCTGAAAAACAGGAATTCATTCTCAACCAAATTAGCGATCAATGTTTTCAACAAAGGGACTTGAGTGGATGCGACTTAAGTGGAATCGACCTGAGAGCAGTTGATTTAAGTGGAATTAACTTGATAGGAGCAGATTTGCAAGGTGCAAATTTGAGTGGAGCAATCCTCACTGGTGCAAACTTAAGTGGCGCAAATTTAATGCAAGCCAATCTGCGGGAAGCTTATTTGTCTGAAGTTTCTTTATGTGAAGCTAATTTGATTGATGCTGATTTAAGAGGTGTAAATTTGTGTGGGGCTTTCTTATGGCGAGTGAAATTATGTGGAAGTAAACTATGGGCAGCTTCCTTGTGTGATGCTGATTTAAGCGAAGCCGACTTAAGCGAAGCTAAATTAGTTGAAGCATCGCTCATAGAAGCCAATTTAGTGAGAGCTAATCTCACAGGAGCAAAGCTTTGTGGAGCGATGCTGCTAGAAGCAAATTTGAATCAAGCTAACTTAACCACTGCTGATTTGACATGGGCAAACTTGAGTGAGGCAAACTTGAGTGAGGCAAACCTTTGGGAGGCAAATCTTACGAATGCAAAACTACAAGGTGCTATCATGCCTGACGGAACTATTCATCAACCTCAAATGTTCTTTTTTTAA
- a CDS encoding response regulator transcription factor — MLHPQNYRILVVDDNPDILFLLETVLTGEGYAVEVASNGRSALAKIATSRPDLVLLDVMMPGMDGYEVTQQLRQHPQLPAIPIILLTAYAEVDMVKGLDIGGDIFLRKPLDEAVLLARIRALLRFQDRIEGRK, encoded by the coding sequence ATGCTACACCCTCAGAACTATCGCATCCTCGTGGTCGATGATAATCCGGACATATTGTTCTTGCTTGAAACCGTGTTAACTGGAGAAGGGTATGCAGTTGAGGTGGCGAGTAATGGCAGATCTGCCTTAGCCAAAATCGCAACTTCACGCCCCGATCTAGTCCTGCTGGATGTCATGATGCCAGGTATGGATGGCTATGAAGTAACCCAACAGCTCCGCCAGCATCCCCAACTACCCGCGATTCCCATTATTCTGCTGACTGCGTATGCAGAGGTGGATATGGTCAAGGGATTAGATATCGGAGGGGATATCTTTCTGCGAAAGCCCCTCGATGAGGCGGTGTTACTCGCTCGAATTCGAGCTCTACTGCGGTTTCAGGACAGGATTGAAGGTCGTAAATGA
- a CDS encoding transposase, producing MKNTCNASAMSKGFCHYKCTNGIKRHLAVDTLGLPFFTHCTKANVSDDQGLIELLSNNLDYFRAKPVNIPKITILLDHGYHPDKLTIELQKVYPQIMTKIRFQLAPKPSKAAKLAGGSFPRQTLRKSSTRENWICTRSHSVGD from the coding sequence GTGAAGAATACATGCAATGCCAGTGCTATGTCCAAAGGGTTCTGTCATTACAAATGCACCAATGGCATTAAACGACATCTCGCTGTCGATACGCTCGGCTTACCGTTTTTTACCCACTGTACTAAAGCGAATGTGAGCGATGACCAGGGTTTAATTGAATTACTAAGCAACAATCTGGATTATTTTCGAGCTAAACCCGTAAATATCCCAAAAATTACTATTCTGCTCGATCATGGCTATCACCCAGACAAACTCACAATCGAACTGCAAAAAGTCTATCCTCAAATTATGACCAAGATCCGGTTTCAACTTGCACCCAAGCCAAGCAAAGCTGCAAAGCTCGCCGGGGGAAGCTTCCCCCGGCAGACTTTGCGAAAAAGCAGCACAAGGGAAAACTGGATTTGTACCCGTAGCCACTCGGTGGGTGATTGA
- a CDS encoding transposase, protein MPYSSSLSDKEWEIIEPLLPQKKKTRPPVWTKRQILDGIFYQLKNGCNWCDLPQDLPPYSTVFWHYKQWRSDGVLDQIMKTLHSRVRQQVKKNQSGQGC, encoded by the coding sequence ATGCCGTACTCCAGCAGCTTAAGCGACAAAGAGTGGGAAATCATTGAGCCATTGCTCCCTCAAAAGAAGAAAACTAGACCGCCTGTTTGGACAAAAAGACAAATCTTGGATGGTATCTTCTATCAACTGAAGAATGGCTGCAATTGGTGTGATTTACCGCAAGACTTGCCACCTTATTCCACTGTGTTCTGGCATTACAAGCAGTGGCGCTCAGATGGAGTACTAGACCAGATTATGAAGACTTTGCATTCTAGAGTACGACAACAAGTCAAAAAAAACCAAAGTGGACAAGGTTGTTGA
- a CDS encoding bacteriorhodopsin — protein sequence MTQAWLWIGVISMALGSVFFGFGAHNAKNERWQILYTLNFFICLIAAGLYLAMALGLGVNVINGRPTYWVRFVTWFCSTPLLLLDLTFLGRTSLPLTGSLLGANAYMLVTGFVATVTPKPMSYIWYIVSCAAYLAIVYLLAQPYRIAAERKHPRSKQAFRTLVTVHLVLWTLYPIVWILSPEGFSTFTQGSETMFYTLLDIASKVGFGFLSLNTLHTLEQATEPARETHLSY from the coding sequence ATGACTCAAGCTTGGCTATGGATTGGTGTCATTAGCATGGCACTGGGAAGTGTTTTTTTCGGCTTCGGCGCACATAATGCTAAAAATGAGCGATGGCAAATACTATACACACTAAATTTTTTCATTTGCTTGATTGCTGCTGGGCTATATTTAGCAATGGCATTGGGTTTAGGAGTGAATGTCATCAATGGTCGTCCAACCTATTGGGTACGGTTCGTAACTTGGTTTTGTTCCACGCCGCTCTTACTGTTAGATCTGACTTTCCTAGGAAGAACGAGTTTACCTCTTACAGGTAGCTTATTGGGAGCAAACGCTTATATGCTTGTGACTGGCTTCGTTGCCACAGTGACACCCAAACCAATGAGCTACATTTGGTATATCGTAAGTTGCGCTGCTTACTTAGCAATTGTCTACTTGCTGGCGCAGCCGTACCGAATTGCAGCGGAACGCAAACATCCCAGATCAAAGCAAGCATTCCGCACATTGGTAACGGTGCATTTAGTGCTGTGGACACTTTATCCGATTGTATGGATTCTTAGCCCAGAGGGTTTTAGCACCTTCACTCAGGGTTCTGAAACTATGTTTTATACGCTGTTGGATATAGCCTCTAAAGTCGGTTTCGGTTTTCTATCATTGAATACACTGCATACTTTAGAACAGGCAACAGAACCAGCAAGAGAAACTCACCTGTCATATTAA